One Paenibacillus crassostreae DNA segment encodes these proteins:
- the ybeY gene encoding rRNA maturation RNase YbeY, which produces MSLQLAWSNEQTEYDIKDSLITLLEQALQKAGEMEGVIDGEVALTFVDDEQIHELNRDYRGIDRPTDVLSFAMNDTVDEELEIIYELEEGEEIEGIPEVLGDIIISIPRAKLQSEEYGHSLEREIGFLFVHGFLHLLGYDHQEKEAEDEMMGKQEAVLVKVGLTR; this is translated from the coding sequence ATGAGTTTACAATTGGCTTGGAGTAACGAGCAAACGGAATACGATATAAAAGATTCTTTAATCACTTTGCTAGAACAAGCACTTCAAAAGGCTGGTGAGATGGAAGGTGTAATCGATGGTGAAGTGGCTCTAACGTTTGTGGATGATGAACAAATTCATGAATTAAATCGAGATTATCGTGGGATTGATCGTCCAACGGATGTACTCTCATTTGCAATGAATGATACCGTTGACGAGGAACTAGAAATAATATATGAATTGGAAGAAGGGGAAGAAATTGAGGGTATTCCAGAAGTATTAGGCGATATCATCATCTCAATCCCCCGAGCGAAATTGCAAAGCGAAGAATATGGTCATTCTTTAGAACGTGAAATAGGTTTTCTATTTGTGCATGGTTTCTTGCATTTACTAGGTTATGATCATCAGGAAAAAGAAGCTGAGGATGAAATGATGGGTAAGCAGGAAGCTGTTTTAGTTAAAGTGGGGTTAACTCGATAA
- a CDS encoding diacylglycerol kinase family protein, with protein MAKKSFLSSFGFAAEGIRHAMATQRNMKVHGIVAVIVILLAAVLGVSAMNWLFLLLAITLVLMAEMFNTAIEAVVDMTSIDIHPLAKAAKDTAAGAVLVTAAFAVVVGIVVFYKPIVDLLGG; from the coding sequence ATGGCTAAGAAATCCTTCTTATCTTCTTTTGGGTTTGCGGCGGAAGGCATTCGACACGCAATGGCAACACAGAGAAACATGAAGGTGCATGGAATAGTAGCTGTGATTGTTATACTACTTGCTGCTGTTCTAGGCGTTTCGGCTATGAATTGGTTGTTTCTACTGCTGGCTATCACTTTGGTGCTGATGGCTGAAATGTTTAATACAGCTATAGAGGCTGTTGTGGATATGACGTCTATAGATATTCATCCTTTAGCTAAGGCGGCGAAGGATACTGCCGCAGGAGCTGTGTTAGTTACTGCGGCTTTTGCAGTAGTTGTGGGTATTGTTGTATTCTATAAACCCATTGTGGATTTGTTAGGTGGATAG
- the recO gene encoding DNA repair protein RecO yields the protein MLYRVEGIVIRSMDYGEGNKIITLCTENAGKIGVLVRGAKKVKSRHAALTQLFTLGEYVFFRNGTGLGTLNAGEISQSHFRLRGDLYLAAYASYACELLDRILQDEETGSFWFQQLKACLAALEEGKDPGIVLNLYEMKILQTAGYGPELDVCISCGSERSDEDLLISPRLGGVLCKHCRHLDPPAIKIYPRSLKMLRIFAQLDLRQLGNITVREETKVELKKVMRGFIDMQLGINLKSRNFLDQMEKYDI from the coding sequence ATGCTTTACAGGGTGGAAGGGATTGTCATCCGCAGCATGGACTACGGTGAAGGGAACAAAATCATTACGCTTTGCACCGAAAATGCGGGGAAAATAGGTGTTCTTGTTCGAGGGGCAAAGAAAGTAAAGAGCCGACATGCTGCTTTGACGCAACTGTTTACATTAGGAGAATATGTTTTCTTTAGAAATGGTACTGGATTAGGCACTTTGAATGCAGGTGAAATTTCGCAATCTCATTTCCGTTTGCGTGGAGATCTCTACTTGGCTGCATATGCCTCATATGCTTGTGAACTTCTAGATCGTATTCTTCAAGATGAAGAGACAGGCAGTTTCTGGTTCCAACAGTTAAAGGCCTGTCTTGCAGCATTGGAAGAGGGGAAAGACCCTGGAATTGTACTAAATTTATATGAAATGAAAATACTACAAACCGCCGGTTATGGCCCAGAATTAGATGTATGCATTTCATGTGGGTCTGAGCGCAGTGATGAAGATCTTCTCATTAGCCCTCGGTTAGGAGGAGTTTTGTGCAAACACTGCCGTCATTTAGACCCACCAGCTATAAAAATATATCCGCGATCGCTAAAAATGTTGCGTATATTTGCACAACTTGACCTAAGGCAACTAGGTAATATTACGGTTAGGGAAGAAACTAAAGTTGAATTGAAAAAGGTCATGAGGGGTTTTATAGATATGCAACTTGGTATTAATCTAAAATCTAGAAATTTCCTGGATCAGATGGAGAAGTATGACATTTGA
- the glyS gene encoding glycine--tRNA ligase subunit beta has protein sequence MTKELLFEIGLEEIPARFIRSAVDQLKERMMNWLDQSRISHGSVHAYATPRRLAVLVEDVSEKQEDIEEVVKGPSRKIAKDANGEWSKAALGFARSQGVDPEQFTFQELNGVEYIYVTKSSLGVETSSILADALLSILSSMTFPKNMRWSNYEFKFVRPIRWMIALFGNEVIDMEITGVKSGNITRGHRFLGDEAVVSDPSVYLEILRNQSVIADIDERKEMIVNQIEALANEKQWKIAVKDELLEEVLFLVETPTVLFGTFEPTFLEIPQEVLITSMREHQRYFPVLNEQDQLLPFFVTVRNGNNTSLDVISKGNEKVLRARLSDADFFYKEDQKLHIKDALMKLENIVFHDELGTIADKVRRIRRIADGLSSKLQVSQDNEDSISRAAEICKFDLVTQMVYEFPELQGVMGEDYARRAGEKEDVAKAVFQHYQPRFAGDDTPATLVGSIVSIADKIDTIIGCFSIGINPTGSQDPYALRRQAQGIVQIMLAQKLPITLSELINIALDVHESLRKLKLSSDEIRKAVIEFFELRVKKILSENLRYDVVDAVITADFDDIASVVSRGEALMDAVSNQQDFKTTVESFNRVSNLGSKAEQQMINESLFQEVGEKELYTAWKSIVAAYQDALELRDGSKSLQLLGEIRNEITTFFDTVMVMAEDEQIRNNRLALLAAIDQDLKKFADFTKIVW, from the coding sequence GTGACTAAAGAGCTATTATTTGAAATTGGATTAGAAGAAATACCTGCACGATTCATTCGTTCTGCTGTAGATCAGTTAAAGGAACGTATGATGAATTGGTTGGATCAATCGAGAATATCGCATGGTTCAGTACATGCTTATGCAACACCACGTCGGTTAGCCGTTTTAGTTGAAGATGTGTCTGAGAAACAAGAAGATATTGAAGAAGTAGTAAAAGGACCTTCCCGTAAAATAGCTAAAGATGCTAATGGTGAATGGAGTAAAGCAGCTTTAGGTTTTGCTCGAAGTCAAGGAGTTGATCCTGAACAATTTACTTTTCAAGAGCTTAATGGGGTTGAATATATCTATGTGACGAAGAGTAGTTTAGGTGTGGAAACTTCAAGTATTCTAGCGGATGCCTTATTAAGTATCTTATCTTCGATGACATTTCCTAAAAATATGCGTTGGAGTAACTACGAATTTAAATTTGTTAGACCTATACGTTGGATGATAGCGTTATTCGGTAATGAAGTGATAGACATGGAAATAACAGGAGTGAAATCTGGGAATATAACACGTGGTCATCGATTCTTAGGTGATGAAGCAGTAGTATCAGATCCTTCAGTATATTTAGAGATTCTTCGTAATCAGTCTGTTATTGCCGATATTGATGAGCGTAAAGAGATGATAGTAAATCAGATAGAGGCACTTGCTAATGAGAAGCAATGGAAAATTGCCGTAAAAGATGAACTTCTAGAAGAAGTTTTATTCCTAGTCGAGACACCTACTGTATTATTTGGAACCTTTGAACCTACATTTCTAGAAATCCCACAAGAAGTGTTGATTACTTCAATGAGGGAGCATCAACGTTATTTCCCAGTATTGAATGAACAAGATCAATTGCTACCATTCTTTGTAACCGTACGTAATGGGAATAATACATCCTTGGATGTGATTTCGAAAGGTAATGAAAAGGTACTACGGGCTCGTTTGTCTGATGCGGATTTCTTCTACAAAGAAGATCAGAAGCTTCATATTAAGGATGCCTTGATGAAGCTTGAAAATATCGTATTCCATGATGAGCTAGGTACGATTGCAGATAAAGTTCGTCGTATCCGTCGTATTGCTGATGGATTGTCTTCTAAATTACAGGTATCTCAGGATAATGAAGATTCCATTAGCCGTGCCGCTGAAATCTGTAAATTCGATCTAGTCACGCAAATGGTCTATGAATTCCCTGAATTACAAGGCGTGATGGGTGAAGATTATGCGCGTAGAGCTGGTGAGAAAGAAGATGTTGCTAAGGCAGTATTCCAACATTATCAACCTCGATTCGCCGGAGATGATACGCCAGCAACTCTAGTAGGTTCTATCGTTAGTATTGCTGACAAAATCGATACAATTATTGGGTGTTTCTCGATTGGGATTAATCCAACTGGATCACAAGATCCATATGCTTTACGTCGTCAAGCACAAGGGATTGTTCAAATTATGCTTGCCCAAAAGCTGCCTATAACATTATCGGAACTAATAAACATCGCGCTTGATGTTCATGAGAGTCTCCGTAAATTGAAACTTTCTTCTGATGAAATACGTAAAGCAGTTATTGAGTTCTTTGAACTCCGCGTGAAAAAGATTCTTTCGGAAAATTTACGTTATGATGTAGTAGATGCCGTCATTACAGCGGATTTCGATGATATAGCTTCCGTAGTCTCACGAGGTGAAGCACTAATGGACGCAGTGAGCAATCAGCAAGATTTCAAGACGACAGTAGAGTCATTTAACCGTGTTAGTAATCTTGGAAGTAAAGCTGAGCAACAGATGATTAACGAGTCTCTTTTCCAAGAGGTAGGGGAGAAAGAGTTATATACAGCTTGGAAATCAATTGTGGCAGCTTATCAAGATGCATTAGAACTTAGAGATGGTTCTAAGTCATTGCAGTTGTTAGGAGAAATCCGCAATGAAATTACCACATTCTTCGACACTGTCATGGTTATGGCAGAAGATGAACAAATCAGAAACAATCGTTTAGCACTTCTTGCTGCGATAGATCAAGATCTTAAAAAATTTGCGGACTTCACAAAAATAGTGTGGTAA
- the glyQ gene encoding glycine--tRNA ligase subunit alpha, whose product MNFQQMILTLQQFWADQNCIIVQPYDTEKGAGTMNPMTYLHSIGPEPWNVAYVEPSRRPADGRYGENPNRLYQHHQFQVILKPSPDNIQEIYLESLRRLGIDPLLHDIRFVEDNWEAPTLGAWGLGWEVWLDGMEVTQFTYFQQVGGIDASPVAVEITYGMERLASYIQDKENVFDLEWVNGITYGDVFHQAEFEHSKYTFEVSNVQMLFTLFNMYEEEANKAMEQNLVFPAYDYVLKCSHTFNLLDARGAISVTERTGYIMRVRNLARQVAATYLEERERLGFPLCKKGDDNRD is encoded by the coding sequence ATGAATTTTCAACAGATGATTCTTACGCTACAGCAGTTCTGGGCTGATCAGAATTGTATTATTGTCCAGCCATATGATACCGAAAAAGGTGCGGGTACGATGAACCCTATGACTTATTTACATTCTATTGGTCCAGAACCATGGAATGTAGCCTATGTAGAGCCTTCACGTCGCCCTGCGGATGGTCGTTATGGGGAGAATCCTAACCGACTTTACCAGCATCATCAGTTCCAAGTTATTCTAAAACCATCACCTGATAATATTCAAGAAATTTATTTGGAAAGCTTACGTCGATTGGGTATTGATCCTTTACTGCATGATATTAGATTCGTGGAAGACAACTGGGAAGCACCAACTTTAGGAGCATGGGGTCTTGGTTGGGAAGTGTGGCTTGATGGTATGGAGGTTACGCAGTTTACGTACTTCCAACAAGTTGGAGGTATTGATGCAAGTCCGGTCGCTGTGGAAATTACATATGGTATGGAGCGACTCGCTTCTTATATTCAGGATAAAGAGAATGTTTTTGATCTTGAATGGGTCAACGGAATTACGTATGGAGATGTATTCCATCAAGCAGAATTTGAACATTCTAAATACACATTTGAAGTGTCTAATGTCCAAATGTTATTCACTTTATTTAATATGTACGAAGAAGAAGCTAATAAGGCAATGGAGCAAAATTTGGTGTTCCCAGCTTATGATTATGTACTGAAATGCTCACATACATTTAACCTGCTTGATGCACGTGGAGCGATAAGTGTAACTGAACGTACAGGTTATATTATGCGTGTTAGAAACTTGGCACGCCAAGTGGCTGCTACGTATTTAGAAGAACGTGAAAGACTAGGCTTCCCACTCTGTAAGAAAGGAGACGATAACCGTGACTAA
- a CDS encoding YqzL family protein codes for MRDFSWKYFAMTGDVDAYLLFKEAANTTNSVLITSDVMVDEMVDYDENE; via the coding sequence ATGCGAGATTTTTCGTGGAAGTATTTTGCGATGACTGGAGATGTTGATGCTTATTTGTTATTTAAAGAAGCAGCTAATACAACAAATTCAGTGTTGATCACTTCAGATGTCATGGTGGATGAGATGGTTGATTATGATGAGAACGAATGA
- the era gene encoding GTPase Era, with protein sequence MAKFKSGFVGIVGRPNVGKSTLMNQVIGQKIAIMSDKPQTTRNKIHGVYTTEKIQIVFLDTPGIHKRQSKLGDLMNQTALNTLGEVEAVCFLVDASEGMGGGDRYIVEQLKNVRTPIILVLNKIDRIEPEALLPLIEGYRKLYDFAEIIPVSAKNGNNVSTLLEQLEKYLPEGPQYYPADQITDHPEQFVCSELIREKILKLTREEVPHSIAVTIEDMQVRENGTVHISAVIFVERSSQKGIIIGKQGALLKEIGQLARHDIQNLLGSKIFLELWVKVKKDWRNQDRVLRDLGYHRES encoded by the coding sequence ATGGCAAAATTTAAATCAGGTTTCGTAGGAATCGTGGGAAGACCAAATGTAGGTAAATCAACATTAATGAATCAGGTAATCGGCCAGAAAATTGCCATCATGTCGGATAAGCCACAAACGACTCGTAATAAAATACATGGTGTATATACAACAGAGAAAATACAAATCGTATTTCTTGATACGCCAGGGATTCATAAACGCCAGTCTAAGCTCGGGGACTTGATGAACCAAACAGCTTTGAATACATTAGGTGAAGTTGAAGCTGTGTGTTTCCTTGTAGATGCTTCTGAAGGAATGGGTGGCGGGGACCGATACATTGTTGAACAATTAAAGAATGTTCGAACTCCGATTATTCTTGTACTTAATAAGATTGATCGAATAGAGCCAGAAGCATTGTTGCCTCTTATTGAAGGATATCGTAAGCTCTATGATTTTGCTGAGATTATTCCTGTATCTGCTAAGAATGGTAATAATGTTAGCACTTTACTTGAGCAGTTGGAGAAATATTTACCTGAAGGGCCACAATATTATCCAGCAGATCAGATTACAGATCACCCTGAGCAATTTGTCTGTTCTGAACTTATACGAGAAAAAATCCTTAAGCTAACAAGAGAAGAGGTTCCTCATTCTATCGCTGTTACAATTGAGGATATGCAGGTACGAGAAAATGGAACAGTGCATATTTCAGCAGTGATTTTTGTTGAAAGAAGCTCTCAGAAGGGCATTATTATTGGTAAGCAAGGTGCGCTATTGAAAGAGATTGGACAATTGGCTAGACATGATATTCAGAATTTATTAGGGTCCAAAATTTTCCTTGAATTATGGGTAAAAGTTAAAAAAGATTGGCGCAATCAGGATCGCGTTCTTCGAGATCTTGGCTACCATCGTGAAAGTTAA
- a CDS encoding cytidine deaminase, with amino-acid sequence MDSATLLKEAIKAREKAYIPYSHFGVGAALLDSEGKVHHGCNIENAAYGPTNCAERTAMFRAIADGHQARSFKAMAVVGDTGGPIAPCGVCRQVMIELCDPDMLVILGNLKGDVLETTVSELLPGYFGPSDLENVK; translated from the coding sequence ATGGATTCAGCTACATTGTTAAAAGAAGCGATCAAAGCACGTGAAAAGGCATATATTCCATATTCGCATTTTGGTGTAGGGGCTGCATTATTAGATAGTGAAGGCAAAGTACACCATGGATGTAATATTGAGAACGCTGCTTATGGACCTACCAACTGTGCTGAACGTACAGCAATGTTTCGAGCGATTGCCGATGGACATCAAGCTCGTAGCTTTAAAGCAATGGCCGTTGTAGGAGATACGGGAGGTCCAATTGCACCTTGTGGTGTATGCCGTCAAGTAATGATAGAATTGTGTGACCCCGATATGTTAGTCATTCTTGGTAATCTAAAGGGTGATGTTCTTGAAACAACGGTGAGTGAATTACTTCCGGGATATTTCGGACCATCAGATTTAGAAAACGTTAAGTAA
- a CDS encoding HD family phosphohydrolase — protein sequence MDSKEHSTGKSFSYKDISYKYSVLARYILFLFLVVLFYATLAPKILPERYDIRLGSYSEKEITAPVQIPNSKATLNAQEKAAEQVQSIYSIIPIRNETLIVQILDRIDGLNQDDQVSNQDKVSIYRQEIPQRAEDFVENFVKSNRNLGTYSDKLLDEMIKVISQQIYAIPEETFIKIPRLTSEDIQEMKPVAREIVSRLSNDQIVDGQTARAKVAELVSTSSLRNKIPREIVQELARVTLTANKFYDEEATKEAQVAARENTETVYIKQGDILVSKGQLITEELYTLLDENKLLKNEVNYWPQIGLLMFSLLLTLGLHLYIRQSSTNKYKYDNSQLLMLVLIFIITVVSMSLVSIVQDSIHPYVGYLAPVALGAILVTLLMDSSLAFFCAMLFSILSSIILNVTQGQIFDFHFGFFTMVVSFVAISVVHKASQRSTLLKGGIMVSLFGSITVFVLILIDGTEWSQVQTLYTIAFAFMSGLLTSVFVIGLMPFFEVTFGILSALKLVELSNPNHPLLRKLLTETPGTYHHSVMVGNLSEAAAEAIGANGLLCRVGSYYHDIGKTKRPNYFIENQNHMENPHDTLDPKMSKSIIIAHARDGVEMLKTHKLPKLIRDIAEQHHGTTFLHFFYHKALKKAEEQGVEPDFTDLDFRYPGPKAQSKESAIVGIADSVEAAVRSLRNPTVEQVESMIEKIIKGRMDDHQFNDCDLTLKELDIISKTLKESVMGIFHSRIEYPEEIKKTTNNHDEADKRGV from the coding sequence ATGGATTCGAAGGAACATTCAACAGGCAAATCATTCTCATATAAGGATATTAGCTACAAGTATAGCGTGTTAGCGCGCTATATTTTGTTTCTGTTTCTAGTAGTATTATTCTATGCTACGCTTGCACCAAAAATTTTACCTGAACGCTATGATATCCGTTTAGGCTCATACAGTGAAAAAGAAATTACGGCCCCAGTACAAATTCCAAACAGCAAGGCGACATTAAATGCACAAGAGAAAGCAGCTGAACAAGTTCAGTCTATTTATAGTATTATTCCAATCCGGAATGAAACGTTAATTGTTCAAATCCTGGATCGAATTGATGGACTCAATCAAGATGATCAAGTGTCCAATCAAGATAAAGTTTCGATCTATCGTCAGGAAATTCCGCAGCGTGCGGAGGATTTTGTAGAAAATTTCGTTAAGAGTAATCGTAACTTAGGAACGTATTCAGACAAACTACTGGATGAAATGATAAAAGTCATTAGTCAGCAGATATATGCTATTCCTGAGGAAACTTTCATAAAAATACCTAGACTTACAAGTGAAGATATACAAGAAATGAAACCTGTCGCAAGAGAAATAGTTTCTAGATTAAGTAACGACCAGATCGTGGATGGTCAGACAGCTAGAGCAAAAGTTGCAGAACTGGTTAGTACAAGCTCGCTAAGAAACAAAATACCACGTGAAATCGTTCAAGAATTAGCACGTGTGACATTGACAGCTAATAAATTTTACGATGAAGAAGCAACTAAGGAAGCACAAGTAGCAGCTCGTGAAAATACAGAAACGGTCTATATCAAACAGGGCGATATTCTTGTGAGTAAGGGACAACTCATAACAGAAGAGTTATATACGTTATTGGATGAGAATAAGCTTCTTAAGAATGAGGTGAATTATTGGCCACAAATCGGCCTTTTAATGTTCTCACTCTTATTGACGCTTGGCTTACACTTGTACATTCGTCAATCCAGTACAAATAAATATAAATATGATAATTCACAATTACTTATGCTTGTATTGATTTTTATTATTACCGTTGTATCTATGAGTCTTGTGAGTATCGTTCAGGATAGTATTCATCCTTACGTAGGTTATTTAGCTCCTGTTGCATTGGGGGCAATTCTAGTAACCTTACTGATGGATTCGTCGTTAGCTTTCTTTTGTGCTATGTTATTCAGCATATTATCTAGCATTATATTAAATGTCACTCAAGGACAAATCTTTGATTTTCATTTTGGATTTTTCACAATGGTTGTTTCATTTGTGGCGATTTCTGTTGTTCATAAGGCAAGTCAACGGTCTACCTTACTAAAAGGGGGGATCATGGTAAGTCTGTTTGGATCCATAACTGTATTTGTTTTGATCCTGATTGATGGAACAGAATGGAGTCAAGTTCAAACACTTTATACGATCGCTTTTGCCTTTATGAGTGGTTTGTTAACATCTGTATTTGTCATAGGGCTGATGCCATTCTTTGAAGTGACATTTGGAATCTTGTCCGCACTGAAACTTGTAGAACTATCTAATCCGAATCACCCTCTACTTCGTAAATTACTTACTGAGACACCAGGGACCTATCATCATAGTGTAATGGTGGGGAACTTATCAGAGGCAGCAGCTGAGGCAATTGGAGCGAATGGTTTATTATGTAGAGTGGGTTCATATTATCATGATATAGGTAAGACGAAGCGTCCTAACTATTTCATCGAGAATCAGAATCATATGGAGAATCCACACGATACTTTGGATCCTAAGATGAGCAAATCCATCATTATTGCACATGCAAGAGATGGTGTGGAAATGTTGAAAACTCATAAGCTACCAAAATTAATTAGAGATATAGCTGAACAACATCACGGTACGACTTTCCTGCATTTTTTCTATCACAAGGCATTAAAGAAAGCTGAGGAACAAGGAGTAGAGCCTGATTTCACAGATCTCGATTTCAGATATCCAGGTCCAAAGGCACAGTCTAAAGAATCAGCTATCGTAGGTATTGCAGATAGTGTGGAAGCGGCCGTTCGTTCCTTGAGGAATCCTACAGTTGAACAAGTAGAGTCAATGATCGAAAAAATAATTAAGGGACGTATGGATGATCATCAATTTAATGATTGTGATCTAACTCTAAAGGAACTGGATATTATTAGTAAGACATTAAAGGAAAGTGTGATGGGTATTTTCCATTCTAGAATTGAATACCCGGAAGAGATTAAAAAAACGACGAATAATCATGACGAAGCAGATAAAAGGGGCGTCTAA
- the yqfD gene encoding sporulation protein YqfD has protein sequence MKIPTLIYWRGYVEIAVRNGHMESFINELTHAGISVWDVQPSSLQSANMKILVEDFHDLRPLLRRTGCRVHVMSRRGFPFELERLKKRRFFAIGLITFFAILLLLSSLVWEVKVIGNEKISKDDVLLVAKQGGIYPLQWVYRVKHLDKLSQQLNRQLPGTAWVGVSRQGTKITIQVVESAIPEAQPLLSPRHLISRTDAVITNIYAEQGRPMVAKNNRVKKGQVLISGLLGDTENSQPVVAKGEVKGLVWHEYLIEAPLVQKRKVYTGESKDKSYLVLGNRGIQLWGYGKVSFEKYSVVIEQDPLTWRSTKLPIGWMTEHVMEMEERSEVITLEEAKRQGLDGAIRDILAKYGSDSKIISRKILHENTENGKVYMKVLFEVEEFITEELPIVYSQGE, from the coding sequence TTGAAGATTCCAACGTTAATATATTGGCGTGGGTACGTTGAAATAGCTGTTAGGAATGGCCATATGGAATCATTTATTAATGAATTAACACATGCTGGGATATCAGTTTGGGATGTTCAACCATCTTCACTTCAGAGTGCTAATATGAAAATTTTAGTAGAAGATTTCCATGATCTCCGACCCTTATTGCGACGGACAGGCTGCCGTGTGCATGTAATGAGTCGGAGAGGTTTTCCATTTGAATTGGAGAGGTTGAAGAAAAGACGTTTTTTTGCTATTGGATTGATCACTTTCTTCGCTATACTTCTCTTGCTATCATCTCTCGTTTGGGAAGTGAAAGTGATTGGGAACGAGAAGATCTCTAAGGATGATGTATTACTTGTAGCTAAGCAGGGGGGAATATACCCTTTGCAATGGGTTTATCGTGTGAAGCATCTGGACAAGCTCTCACAGCAATTAAATAGACAGTTACCTGGTACTGCATGGGTTGGGGTGAGTCGTCAAGGAACCAAGATTACAATCCAAGTTGTAGAATCAGCTATTCCTGAAGCCCAACCACTGTTAAGCCCAAGGCATTTGATCAGTAGAACAGATGCAGTTATTACAAATATATATGCAGAACAGGGACGACCCATGGTTGCGAAGAATAATAGAGTTAAAAAAGGACAAGTTTTGATTTCTGGATTATTAGGTGATACAGAGAATTCTCAACCCGTTGTTGCTAAAGGGGAGGTGAAGGGATTAGTATGGCATGAATACCTAATTGAAGCACCTCTAGTTCAGAAGAGAAAAGTATACACAGGAGAAAGTAAAGATAAAAGTTATCTTGTTCTTGGTAATCGTGGAATTCAGTTATGGGGGTATGGAAAAGTCTCTTTTGAAAAATATAGTGTTGTTATTGAACAAGATCCGCTCACTTGGAGATCGACTAAGCTGCCTATAGGATGGATGACAGAGCATGTGATGGAAATGGAGGAAAGAAGTGAGGTCATTACTTTAGAAGAAGCAAAAAGGCAAGGATTAGACGGTGCTATTCGTGATATACTAGCAAAATACGGCAGTGATTCTAAGATCATTAGTCGAAAAATTTTGCATGAGAACACAGAGAATGGTAAAGTTTATATGAAGGTACTCTTCGAAGTGGAAGAGTTTATTACAGAGGAACTTCCCATAGTATATAGCCAAGGAGAATGA
- a CDS encoding PhoH family protein — MSEHTNSIRISFQNASEGLAVFGPQDMFLEMIESQIPAKIDSREAEITISGGDREVQMLQQLFDVLLQLVRNGYNLTSRDMMYAIELAKDFRADQLLDLFKGEITTTYRGKPIRVKTIGQKHYVTTIKKRDIVFGIGPAGTGKTYLAVVLAVAALKEGSVKRIVLTRPAVEAGENLGFLPGDLQEKVDPYLRPLYDALYEVMGPDQTAKALERGLIEIAPLAYMRGRTLEDAFIILDEAQNTTPEQMKMFLTRLGFGSKMVITGDVTQIDLPRGKKSGLIEANSILSSIEDIGFIYFTEQDVVRHSLVQKIIVAYERAVENQG; from the coding sequence TTGTCAGAACATACAAATAGTATAAGAATATCTTTTCAGAATGCTTCAGAAGGACTAGCCGTTTTTGGACCACAGGACATGTTTCTAGAAATGATTGAATCTCAAATTCCCGCAAAAATTGATTCTCGAGAAGCTGAGATTACGATAAGTGGTGGGGACCGCGAAGTTCAAATGCTTCAGCAATTGTTTGATGTGTTACTTCAGTTGGTTCGCAATGGTTATAACCTAACTTCACGAGATATGATGTATGCGATTGAATTAGCAAAAGATTTCAGGGCTGATCAACTTCTTGATTTGTTCAAAGGTGAGATCACAACTACTTATAGAGGAAAGCCTATTCGGGTTAAGACGATAGGACAGAAGCATTATGTAACGACGATTAAGAAACGAGATATTGTGTTTGGAATTGGACCTGCGGGTACAGGTAAGACTTACCTTGCAGTAGTACTAGCTGTTGCTGCCTTAAAAGAAGGTTCAGTAAAACGGATTGTTCTAACTCGACCAGCAGTCGAAGCGGGAGAGAATCTTGGATTTCTACCAGGTGATTTGCAAGAGAAGGTTGACCCATATTTACGTCCACTTTATGATGCGTTGTACGAAGTGATGGGTCCAGATCAGACTGCAAAAGCGCTTGAACGAGGGCTAATTGAGATTGCCCCACTTGCTTATATGCGTGGGCGAACCTTAGAAGATGCTTTTATTATTCTGGATGAAGCGCAAAATACAACGCCAGAGCAAATGAAAATGTTCTTGACTCGTCTTGGATTCGGCTCCAAGATGGTTATAACGGGTGATGTAACTCAAATTGATCTCCCAAGAGGTAAGAAATCAGGATTAATTGAAGCCAATTCCATATTAAGTTCAATTGAGGATATTGGTTTTATCTACTTTACTGAACAAGATGTTGTCCGCCACTCATTAGTACAGAAAATTATAGTTGCCTACGAGCGAGCTGTAGAAAACCAAGGATAG